From the Acidovorax sp. NCPPB 3576 genome, the window GTCGCCCGTGGGGAACCAGCCGCGGCCCTGCGCATCGGGCACCAGCGGATCGCCCTCGCCGCGGTAGTAGTTCTCGACGATCCACGGGCCCTTGACCAGCAGGTCGCCATAGGTCTTGCCGTCCCAGGGCAGTTCGTGGCCGTCGCCGTCCACGATCTTCATGTCCACGCCGTAGATCGCGCGGCCCTGCTTCATGAGGATCTGCATCTGCTCGTCGCGCGGCAGCGCCAGGTGCTTGTTCTTGAGCGAGCACAGCGTGCCCAGCGGGCTCATCTCGGTCATGCCCCACGCGTGCAGCACGCGCACGCCGTAGTCGTCCTGGAACGACTGGATCATGGCCGGCGGGCAGGCCGAGCCGCCGATCACGGTGCGCTTCAGTTGGCCAAAGCGCAGGCCGCCCGCCTTCACGTGGTTGAGCAGCATCTGCCACACGGTGGGCACGCCGGCGGCGAAGGTCACGCCCTCGGCATCCATCAGCTCATAGACCGATTTGCCGTCCAGCGCCGGGCCGGGAAACACCACCTTGGCGCCCACCAGCGGCGCCGAGTACGGCAGCCCCCAGGCATTGACGTGGAACATCGGCACCACGGGCAGCACGGCGTCGCTGGCCGACAGGCCCATCACGTCCGGCAGCGCGGCGGCATACGCATGCAGCAGGGTCGAGCGGTGGCTGTAGAGCACCGCCTTCGGGTGCCCGGTGGTGCCGCTCGTGTAGCACATGCTGGAGGCGGTGTTCTCGTCGAACGAGGGCCACACATAGGTGTCGGGGGCCGTGCCGATCCAGGCTTCATAGCTCAACAGGCCGGGGATGCCGCTGTCGGCGGGCAGCTGGTCGGCATCGCACAGCGCCACCCACTGGCGCACCGTGGGGCACTTGGCGTGCACGGCCTGCACGATGGGCAGGAAGGTCATGTCGAAGCACAGCACCCGGTCTTCGGCGTGGTTGACGATCCACGCGATCTGCTCGGGGTGCAGGCGCGGGTTGATGGTGTGCATCACCCGCTCGGAGCCGCTCACGCCGTAGTACATCTCCATGTGGCGGTAGCCGTTCCAGGCCAGGCTGGCCACGCGGTCCCCGGGTGCCAGGCCCATGCCGTCCAGCACGTTGGCCAGCCGCCGCGCCCGCACCGCCATGTCGCGGTAGGTGTAGCGGTGGATGTCGCCCTCGACGCGGCGCGACACGATCTGCACATCGCC encodes:
- a CDS encoding 3-(methylthio)propionyl-CoA ligase; translation: MLGLMQSQPLLISTLIEFAERHHGDVQIVSRRVEGDIHRYTYRDMAVRARRLANVLDGMGLAPGDRVASLAWNGYRHMEMYYGVSGSERVMHTINPRLHPEQIAWIVNHAEDRVLCFDMTFLPIVQAVHAKCPTVRQWVALCDADQLPADSGIPGLLSYEAWIGTAPDTYVWPSFDENTASSMCYTSGTTGHPKAVLYSHRSTLLHAYAAALPDVMGLSASDAVLPVVPMFHVNAWGLPYSAPLVGAKVVFPGPALDGKSVYELMDAEGVTFAAGVPTVWQMLLNHVKAGGLRFGQLKRTVIGGSACPPAMIQSFQDDYGVRVLHAWGMTEMSPLGTLCSLKNKHLALPRDEQMQILMKQGRAIYGVDMKIVDGDGHELPWDGKTYGDLLVKGPWIVENYYRGEGDPLVPDAQGRGWFPTGDVATIDADGYMQITDRSKDVIKSGGEWISSIDIENIAMAHPGVAMAACVGMPHPKWDERPIVAVVKRPGAEVTREELLQFYAGKTAKWQIPDDVLFVDAIPIGATGKMLKAKLREQLKDYRLPGL